The Corvus moneduloides isolate bCorMon1 chromosome 28, bCorMon1.pri, whole genome shotgun sequence genome includes the window ACGACCTGGCCATGCTCCGGCACAGCTGCAGCTACGGGCTGGGCCCCGAGGTGAGCGGGGGGCCGGGGGTCCCCGCcagccccccccggccccgccgcgggcgTGCCCCATGTGCGGCTCCCCGCAGGGCGAGGACGCGCTGGTGCGGGGGCTCTCGGTGCTCTGCAACGTGGCCAACCAGCTCTACTACCCCTGCGAGCACCTGGCGTGGGCGGCGGATGTCGGCATCGTCCGCGCCGGCTCCCAGAAGTGGTGGACGCGGAGCACGGCgctgtggggctgtgccctgctcctgggcatCCTGCGGTACGGCCGGGATGGGCACGGGAGGGGCGGGCATGACCCCAGTGCCTTGGCACCAAAGCTGTAGGAGGTGCTCTTCCTCATTGAGGCAGTTAGtgcatgaggaaaaaaaccctcctgtTTGGTGCTGTAGGAGAAATAATTCTGTTCTTTTCAGGTCCCTGAGAATCTTGTTCCAGTTAAGAAGAAAACTGAGCCAGCACAAGTGGTAGGATTTCCCTCCGTGGCTGTGCAGCAAGTCATgcaatcccagaatggtttgggttggaagggacattaaagccaacccagtgccaccctctgccatgggcagggacacctcccattgtcccaggctgctccaagccccatccagcctggccttgggcactgccagggatccaggggcagccccagctgctctgggcaccctgtgccagggcctgcccaccctcccagggaacaattcctgcccaagatcccatccagccctgccctctggcactgggaagccattccctgggtcctgtccctccagcccttgtccaaagtccctctcctgTAATCCACCCACATCTGTCAGTTCTCACTTGTAGCCATCACAGTTATTAGGACATTCTGGGCTGTCACTAATATCACCTTTTCTTCCAGCAGCACTTCTTCACCTCAGAGCCAGCAGAAGCTGAGAGCCCAGGTGAAGGCTGAAGTTCTGAGCATCCTCATGGACACAGCAGATCTCTCCAACGCAATCCACTGGCTGCCTCCAGGATTCCTCTGGGCAGGAAGGTTCCCTCCATGGTTAGTAGGGCTCCTGGGGACCATCTCCTCCCTGATTGGAATCTACCAGGCATCAAGAGGAGCAAATTCTGAAGCTGCTTAAGCCATAACTGAGCTCCAGGAGCCCAGTTATCACATGGTAGAAGTGCCTTTAGTGAGGCAGGGTGTATTTTAACTTTCCTGGGTCGATGATTGTCATTCCAGATATCCCATAATCGGGACTGGAATCAAGATGCCTGTTGCAGAGGGGATTGTTTGTAGTTGACAATTTTTATCACTCTTCATCAGAGAAATAATTCAGGTGAATCCTCTGAAAATCAAGAATCTCCTACAATGGGTaaaactgaggggaaaagagCTGCTTCCATGTGTctcaaaagagaaatgcaaCCTCCCAGTGTTTTCTGTCACTTACAAGAGCACAATGGCCACAGTTCTGTCTCACAGAACGGGTAAGGGATGAATCCTGCGAGTTCACACTCCGGGCTCGGCGCTTGGTGCTGCATCTAAGCCAGGGATGGGACCCCTATCCTGGGAGTTCCCCAGGTATTCTGGGGTTTGGGCTCAGAGCTGATGCCCAGAGCTCAGACAGGAGCGAGCAGTGGTGTTGTTTGTGACAGTTACGTTTCCTTAGAGGCGAGAGGGGCAGGAAATTGCAACTGGAAGCAGCGTGAACCTTCCTGGCCTGCCTTGCTCATTTAAGGAGGAATGTTGGAAGTCGAGAATTCCCACAGAGCTgaggctccagctgtgcctttgTGGAATGCCACCGGGTGGAGCTCTTCCACCAGGCTTTGGCAGCTGCCAACGgacctttttttattatttaaaagaaaaaaaaaagggcaggaaattTATTAACCACCTTTCAAAGGAGCAATCAAACCAATGCCGAGATGGGGTTTGCAGTTACAGTTCTGGGCGTTGCCAATAATAAACGACAGAAATGCTTCAAAGGTGCCCTTGAGTGATCATTCCTTCTGATAACAGGGAGAAGTTCTTTATCTTTGGTTCTGGAAAGCTCCAAAGCATTAGTGCTGTgtgagctgcagctccacatGTGTCACCAGCCTTCCTCCTGCTGAAATaattcccagcccctgcctgacTGCCATGGAAATGCATCCTTTGAAAACAGTTCTGCTTAGTCTGCGTGTCCCTGCCCCCCAGCACGGCACCTGCTGCGTTTCCAGGAGGTTTGAccttggtttttgttggttttggccTGGACACGGggagctgtgtcctggctgtgttCAAAGAGCAGAATGAGGTCTGGGTACTCCTTATCCTTTGCCCTGTCGTTGGTGTTTATCTGGACCTTCACCCTGCAGAGTGTCCCTGAGGATGccttcctggctgtgctgggaatttGCTGCCAGATTGACAGGTTTTGGTACAACTCAGGGCTTACCTGGAGGAGACTCTTGTTTTTTCTCTACGTTTCTCAGTCCTGTGCTTGAACGGGGAGCACCCAGGTCCTTCTGCTTAGGGACAACTGCAGTTTAgtgttttttaataataaacCAGATTTATTTTGTATTCTTAACCCCAGTAAATCATTCTTTCAATTCTCACTGTACTGCTCAGCACAGGACAAGGCGTAGCTCtaccaattttaaaaaaacaaaacaaccctaCACAACCTCTGATGCCAAGTGAATAAACCTCTTACCCatgcattaattttaatgtaaagCTGTAAACTGCTGTAAGTGCATTTGCTTCAGTTCCTCAACAAGTGACCTTAAACTGCAGCTGGTAAAGCTGGAACGTGCAGAGATAAATCAAAATTGGGTCATTCAGAATTTCTGGAATCTATTTTTTCTTGAGGTGGTTTTGATCCCTGCTGACACACAGTGTTTAACCACCTGtggcggctgctgctgcctctccagggCAGCACTCGCTCGATTTTAGCACAAGACCTTGTGCAGGCAGACCCAATCCTCCCAAAACTTGgtgtttttcttgtcttttctgaTGTGGCCATCAGCCCAACTCATCTCTTGCTCCTGAGAGAGGGTGATAGTTCCTTTCCTTGGCAAGGAAAGCACCCTGCTCCGGTGTTGGTGGTGCAGATGATGGGCTGGGCTCCAaatttctgaggtgggctgcATGCAGGAAAACatctgctgagcagggctggtttGTTCGGTCGCGACCTGCCTGTGTCAGCAGGCCGGGATCCAAAGGCCGCGGGCAGGCGCTGCTGATCCCAGCCCGGCTTCCCCGTTTATGGCCCTTTATGGCGGGGTGACTCCGTCCGCAAAGCTCCGCCGCGCTCGGGAACCTCAGATCCGCCGTCCCGGCCCCATAGCGGGGCTGGCCGCGGTCCGGGCCGTGCTGCGATGTCCGGaccgggggacaccgggggacaccgggggacaccCGCACACGTGGGGAGGGGGCACGGCCACGCTGcccccgggcagggccgggtCAATGGCGGCGCATGCGCACGGCTGGCCCCGCCTCCCATTCACAAAGAGCGAGCGCCGGGCGCCGCGGCCGCTGATTGGCtgcggggagggaggggcggggccggcacGGGGCGGCcacgcggcggcggcggggcggcggcagagccggagcggagcggggcccGTGCGGAGCCGGGTGCGGGACCGGGTGCGACACCGAGTACGGGACCGGGTACGGGACCGGGTACGGGATAACGGGGGCAGCTGCGGGACCGCGGGGGCAGGTGTGGGACAACTGTGCCAGGTGCGGGACCGTGGGGGCAGGTGCGGGACCAGGTGTGGGACCGCGGGACCAGGTGTGGGACCGCGGAACCGGGTGTAGAATAGCTGAGCCAGGCGCGGGGCAGCGGAGCCGGGTGGGACACCGCGGGTCTGGATGCGGGACCTCTGAGCCAGGTGGGAAACCGCGGAGCCGGATGCGGGACCTCTGAGCTGGGTGCGGGACAGCGGAGCCGAGTAGGGGACCGCGGGCTGGGTGCGGGACCGCGGGCTGGGTGCGGGACCGCGGGGCGGGCTGGGAGCGGGCATCACCGGGAGCGCGCATCGCCCCCTCCCCGGTACTACGTGAGGCCCGGCGGAGCCGTGCGCTGCACCGGAGCTCGGTCCGGGAGCTCCCGGTGCTCCGTTCTGGTCCGTGCCCCAGAACGCGGGACGCCCTCACCGCGCTCCCGTTACCGGCTCCTCTCCGCGGCCGCCGTCCCGGCGCTGCACCCCGGCCGTGCCGGGCCCGGGACCGCGCTGCCCGTGCTGACTCGCCGGTTTTGCCTCGCAGAGCGGCCTCAGCACTATGTCCGTGAGCAGCCACGAGAACCGGAAATCCCGCTCGAGCTCCGGCTCCATGAACATCCACCTCTTCCACAAACCGGGCCACGCCGACAGCCTCCTCACCCAGCTGAACCTGCTCCGCCAGCAGAACCTCTTCACCGACGTGGTGCTGCGGGCGGGGAACCAGAGCTTCCCCTGCCACCGAGCCGTCCTGGCCGCCTGCAGCCGCTACTTCAACGCCATGTTCAGCGGGGGCCTGAAGGAGAGCAGAGATGCCGAGGTCAACTTCCACGACTCCCTGCACCCcgaggtgctggagctgctgctggactATGCCTACTCAGCCCGGGTGCTGATCAACGAGGAGAATGCAGAgtccctgctggaggccggggACATGCTGCAGTTCCAGGATATCCGGGATGCTTCGGCTGACTTTCTGGAGAAGAATCTCTACCCTGGGAATTGCCTGaacatgctgctgctgtccGATGCCCACTGCTGCGAGCGGCTGCTGGAGCTGTCCTGGAGGATGGCCTTGGCCAACTTCACCTCGCTCTGCAAGACTGAAGATTTCCTCCGACTGCCCAAAGAcaagctgctggagctggtggagagcgaggagctggaggtggaggATGAGACGCTGGTCTATGAAGCTGTTATAGGCTGGATCCGCTATGATTTGCCCCGACGCCACGAAGTCCTACCTGAGCTGCTGCGCTCTGTCcgcctggccctgctgcccgAGTCCTACCTGCGGAAGCAGGTGGCCTGTGAGAAGCTGGTGACCAGCCACAAGCTGGGGGAGGAGATCGTGGCCGACGCCGTCCGATGCAAAATGAAGATCCTGCAGAACGACGGCCTGGTGACGGGGTGCTGTGCACGGCCCCGCAAGGTCAgtcaggccctgctgctgctcggGGGCCAGACCTTCATGTGCGACAAGATTTACATGCTGGACCACAAAACCAGCGAGATCATCCCTCGTGCTGACATCCCCAGCCCCCGCAAGGAGTGCAGTGCCTGCGCCATCGGCTGCAAGGTCTACATCACCGGCGGCAAGGGCTCCGAGAACGGCGCTTCCAGGGACGTCTGGGTGTACGACACCCTCCACGACGAGTGGGCCAAAGCTGCTCCCATGCTGGTGGCACGGTTTGGCCACGGCTCCGCCGAGCTGGACCACTGCCTGTACGTGGTGGGCGGTCACACGGCCATGAGCGGAGCCTTCCCGGCCTCTCCCTCCGTGTCCCTCAAGCAAGTGGAGCACTATGACCCTCAGCTGGACAAGTGGTCCCTGGTGGCTCCTCTCCGGGAAGGCGTGAGCAACGCTGCTGTGGTGGGAGCCAAGATGAAGCTGTTTGTTTTCGGGGGCACCAGCGCCAACCAGAACAAGCTGCCCAAGGTGCAGTGCTTCGATCCCTGCCAGAACCGCTGGACGGTGCCCgccagctgcccccagccctggcgcTACACGGCTGCCGCCGTGGTGGGCAGCCACGTCATCGTCATTGGTGGGGACACGGAGTTCTCCGCCAGCTCCGCTTACCGCTTCCACAGTGACACCTTCCAGTGGTCCAAGTTTGGGGATGTCACCGCCAAGCGCATCAGCTGCCGCGCTGTTACC containing:
- the PEX11G gene encoding peroxisomal membrane protein 11C isoform X3, with the translated sequence MAAGALRGLVGALETHRGRDRAVRALSYGCQLAGGALPGPAGLPGGLLAASAQLSSCRTALRLFDDLAMLRHSCSYGLGPEGEDALVRGLSVLCNVANQLYYPCEHLAWAADVGIVRAGSQKWWTRSTALWGCALLLGILRSLRILFQLRRKLSQHKCSTSSPQSQQKLRAQVKAEVLSILMDTADLSNAIHWLPPGFLWAGRFPP
- the PEX11G gene encoding peroxisomal membrane protein 11C isoform X1, whose product is MAAGALRGLVGALETHRGRDRAVRALSYGCQLAGGALPGPAGLPGGLLAASAQLSSCRTALRLFDDLAMLRHSCSYGLGPEGEDALVRGLSVLCNVANQLYYPCEHLAWAADVGIVRAGSQKWWTRSTALWGCALLLGILRSLRILFQLRRKLSQHKCSTSSPQSQQKLRAQVKAEVLSILMDTADLSNAIHWLPPGFLWAGRFPPWLVGLLGTISSLIGIYQASRGANSEAA
- the PEX11G gene encoding peroxisomal membrane protein 11C isoform X2; the protein is MAAGALRGLVGALETHRGRDRAVRALSYGCQLAGGALPGPAGLPGGLLAASAQLSSCRTALRLFDDLAMLRHSCSYGLGPEGEDALVRGLSVLCNVANQLYYPCEHLAWAADVGIVRAGSQKWWTRSTALWGCALLLGILRSLRILFQLRRKLSQHKCTSSPQSQQKLRAQVKAEVLSILMDTADLSNAIHWLPPGFLWAGRFPPWLVGLLGTISSLIGIYQASRGANSEAA
- the PEX11G gene encoding peroxisomal membrane protein 11C isoform X4, yielding MLRHSCSYGLGPEGEDALVRGLSVLCNVANQLYYPCEHLAWAADVGIVRAGSQKWWTRSTALWGCALLLGILRSLRILFQLRRKLSQHKCSTSSPQSQQKLRAQVKAEVLSILMDTADLSNAIHWLPPGFLWAGRFPPWLVGLLGTISSLIGIYQASRGANSEAA
- the LOC116436094 gene encoding ectoderm-neural cortex protein 1-like, with the translated sequence MSVSSHENRKSRSSSGSMNIHLFHKPGHADSLLTQLNLLRQQNLFTDVVLRAGNQSFPCHRAVLAACSRYFNAMFSGGLKESRDAEVNFHDSLHPEVLELLLDYAYSARVLINEENAESLLEAGDMLQFQDIRDASADFLEKNLYPGNCLNMLLLSDAHCCERLLELSWRMALANFTSLCKTEDFLRLPKDKLLELVESEELEVEDETLVYEAVIGWIRYDLPRRHEVLPELLRSVRLALLPESYLRKQVACEKLVTSHKLGEEIVADAVRCKMKILQNDGLVTGCCARPRKVSQALLLLGGQTFMCDKIYMLDHKTSEIIPRADIPSPRKECSACAIGCKVYITGGKGSENGASRDVWVYDTLHDEWAKAAPMLVARFGHGSAELDHCLYVVGGHTAMSGAFPASPSVSLKQVEHYDPQLDKWSLVAPLREGVSNAAVVGAKMKLFVFGGTSANQNKLPKVQCFDPCQNRWTVPASCPQPWRYTAAAVVGSHVIVIGGDTEFSASSAYRFHSDTFQWSKFGDVTAKRISCRAVTSGNRLYVVGGYCGAQRCKTLDCYDPSSDTWSSVTTVPYSLIPTAFVSTWKYLSA